From Pristiophorus japonicus isolate sPriJap1 chromosome 1, sPriJap1.hap1, whole genome shotgun sequence, a single genomic window includes:
- the znf131 gene encoding zinc finger protein 131 isoform X1: MAAEEVLVDHVHEVPSHYKVVLDRLNEQRQQEQFTDITLIVDGHHFKAHKAVLAACSQFFCRFFQDFREEPLVEIEGVSNLAFRHLIEFTYTAKLMVLQEEEASDVWKAAEYLQMEEAMKALNNRNNAASPTAKAKTSGKRKAKKRTIAETSNVITETLPSIQETETVEIDQENVFAAEIVEIDAQAEELEDQAAAVEAVENLSTADEAMQPTGDAASLEQPAESALALLADITSKYQQDELDKELEKEGEREPTARPREESEVSLTSEDGIHIVEVLAQGDKLFCCEKCNRSFRLFYHFKEHLKVHSGENYVCHLCNKQYTRESAWKQHLSSHHEEEGGNKKPRCVRKVHVCQYCEKQFDHFGHFKEHLRKHTGEKPFECPNCHERFARNSTLKCHLVACRTGMGAKKGRKKMYECQVCSSVFPSWDQFKNHLAVHTGEKPNHCTVCDMWFMRAGELRQHVKEVHGAGEQEAGEVTEIMVPVELIDTEAMEGETIIEQNCGPRLWN, encoded by the exons GTCACCATTTCAAAGCCCACAAagctgtccttgctgcctgcagcCAGTTCTTCTGCCGCTTTTTCCAGGATTTCAGGGAGGAGCCCTTGGTTGAGATCGAAG GGGTGAGTAACCTGGCGTTTCGACATCTGATCGAGTTTACCTACACTGCCAAGCTGATGGTGCTGCAGGAAGAGGAGGCGAGTGACGTGTGGAAGGCGGCGGAATACTTGCAAATGGAAGAGGCGATGAAAGCACTCAACAACCG GAACAATGCAGCTTCACCGACAGCGAAAGCCAAGACGTCTGGCAAGAGGAAAGCCAAGAAACGGACGATAGCTGAAACGTCGAACGTCATTACAGAAACCCTGCCGTCCATCCAGGAGACAGAGACGGTGGAGATCGACCAGGAGAACGTGTTCGCCGCAGAGATCGTGGAGATCGACGCGCAAGCGGAGGAGCTGGAGGACCAGGCCGCCGCGGTAGAAGCAGTGGAGAACCTGTCGACGGCAGACGAGGCGATGCAGCCGACCGGTGACGCGGCGAGCTTGGAGCAGCCAGCGGAGTCGGCGCTGGCCCTGCTCGCTGACATCACCAGCAAGTACCAGCAGGACGAGCTGGACAAGGAGCTGGAGAAGGAGGGGGAGCGGGAGCCCACAGCCCGGCCCCGAGAGGAGTCAGAGGTCTCCCTGACGTCGGAGGACGGGATCCACATCGTGGAGGTGCTGGCGCAGGGTGACAAGCTCTTCTGCTGCGAGAAGTGCAACCGCTCCTTCAGACTCTTCTACCACTTCAAGGAGCACCTGAAGGTGCACTCGGGGGAGAACTACGTGTGCCACCTGTGCAACAAGCAGTACACCCGGGAGAGCGCCTGGAAACAGCACCTCTCCTCCCACCACGAGGAGGAGGGCGGGAACAAGAAGCCACGCTGTGTCCGCAAGGTGCACGTGTGTCAGTATTGCGAGAAACAGTTTGACCACTTCGGACATTTTAAAGAGCATCTTCGAAAGCACACAG GTGAGAAACCTTTTGAGTGCCCGAACTGCCACGAGCGATTTGCCAGGAATAGCACACTGAAATGCCACCTGGTGGCGTGCCGTACGGGTATGGgcgcaaagaaaggaagaaagaagatGTACGAGTGTCAG GTTTGCTCCAGCGTCTTCCCCAGCTGGGACCAGTTCAAGAACCACCTGGCGGTCCACACGGGGGAGAAGCCGAACCACTGCACCGTGTGCGACATGTGGTTCATGCGTGCCGGTGAGCTGCGACAGCACGTCAAGGAGGTGCACGGCGCTGGCGAGCAGGAGGCGGGCGAAGTGACGGAGATCATGGTGCCCGTGGAGCTGATCGACACCGAGGCGATGGAGGGCGAGACCATCATCGAGCAG AATTGCGGTCCAAGGCTGTGGAATTGA
- the znf131 gene encoding zinc finger protein 131 isoform X2, whose product MAAEEVLVDHVHEVPSHYKVVLDRLNEQRQQEQFTDITLIVDGVSNLAFRHLIEFTYTAKLMVLQEEEASDVWKAAEYLQMEEAMKALNNRNNAASPTAKAKTSGKRKAKKRTIAETSNVITETLPSIQETETVEIDQENVFAAEIVEIDAQAEELEDQAAAVEAVENLSTADEAMQPTGDAASLEQPAESALALLADITSKYQQDELDKELEKEGEREPTARPREESEVSLTSEDGIHIVEVLAQGDKLFCCEKCNRSFRLFYHFKEHLKVHSGENYVCHLCNKQYTRESAWKQHLSSHHEEEGGNKKPRCVRKVHVCQYCEKQFDHFGHFKEHLRKHTGEKPFECPNCHERFARNSTLKCHLVACRTGMGAKKGRKKMYECQVCSSVFPSWDQFKNHLAVHTGEKPNHCTVCDMWFMRAGELRQHVKEVHGAGEQEAGEVTEIMVPVELIDTEAMEGETIIEQNCGPRLWN is encoded by the exons GGGTGAGTAACCTGGCGTTTCGACATCTGATCGAGTTTACCTACACTGCCAAGCTGATGGTGCTGCAGGAAGAGGAGGCGAGTGACGTGTGGAAGGCGGCGGAATACTTGCAAATGGAAGAGGCGATGAAAGCACTCAACAACCG GAACAATGCAGCTTCACCGACAGCGAAAGCCAAGACGTCTGGCAAGAGGAAAGCCAAGAAACGGACGATAGCTGAAACGTCGAACGTCATTACAGAAACCCTGCCGTCCATCCAGGAGACAGAGACGGTGGAGATCGACCAGGAGAACGTGTTCGCCGCAGAGATCGTGGAGATCGACGCGCAAGCGGAGGAGCTGGAGGACCAGGCCGCCGCGGTAGAAGCAGTGGAGAACCTGTCGACGGCAGACGAGGCGATGCAGCCGACCGGTGACGCGGCGAGCTTGGAGCAGCCAGCGGAGTCGGCGCTGGCCCTGCTCGCTGACATCACCAGCAAGTACCAGCAGGACGAGCTGGACAAGGAGCTGGAGAAGGAGGGGGAGCGGGAGCCCACAGCCCGGCCCCGAGAGGAGTCAGAGGTCTCCCTGACGTCGGAGGACGGGATCCACATCGTGGAGGTGCTGGCGCAGGGTGACAAGCTCTTCTGCTGCGAGAAGTGCAACCGCTCCTTCAGACTCTTCTACCACTTCAAGGAGCACCTGAAGGTGCACTCGGGGGAGAACTACGTGTGCCACCTGTGCAACAAGCAGTACACCCGGGAGAGCGCCTGGAAACAGCACCTCTCCTCCCACCACGAGGAGGAGGGCGGGAACAAGAAGCCACGCTGTGTCCGCAAGGTGCACGTGTGTCAGTATTGCGAGAAACAGTTTGACCACTTCGGACATTTTAAAGAGCATCTTCGAAAGCACACAG GTGAGAAACCTTTTGAGTGCCCGAACTGCCACGAGCGATTTGCCAGGAATAGCACACTGAAATGCCACCTGGTGGCGTGCCGTACGGGTATGGgcgcaaagaaaggaagaaagaagatGTACGAGTGTCAG GTTTGCTCCAGCGTCTTCCCCAGCTGGGACCAGTTCAAGAACCACCTGGCGGTCCACACGGGGGAGAAGCCGAACCACTGCACCGTGTGCGACATGTGGTTCATGCGTGCCGGTGAGCTGCGACAGCACGTCAAGGAGGTGCACGGCGCTGGCGAGCAGGAGGCGGGCGAAGTGACGGAGATCATGGTGCCCGTGGAGCTGATCGACACCGAGGCGATGGAGGGCGAGACCATCATCGAGCAG AATTGCGGTCCAAGGCTGTGGAATTGA